The Haloplanus salinarum genome includes a region encoding these proteins:
- a CDS encoding LeuA family protein, whose amino-acid sequence MSGASSGRIQCLTTWRIRRRPRRIEFFQGTLARTGEIDGVRIFDTTLRDGEQSPRTSFSYDEKRDIAEVLDDMGTHVIEAGFPVNSDAEFEAVRDISNATDTTVCGLARVVDKDVEAAIDSGVELVHVFVSTSDVQLQDSMHASREEAVERAVSCVERVKEAGVECMFSPMDATRTDDDFLVEMVESVSEAGTDWINIPDTCGVATPTRFMDLVRMVRENTDARVDVHAHDDFGLATANAIAGFEAGAAQAQVSVNGIGERAGNAAFEEVVMASEALYDVDTGIDTTRITELSRMVEEYSDIPNPPNKPVVGRNAFSHESGIHAAGVIENSDTFEPGVMTPEMVGATREFVLGKHTGTHSVRKRLEEIGYAPTDSEVRAVTRLVKDYGADKERVTMADLRRFAREENVTREEEVRA is encoded by the coding sequence ATATCGGGGGCGTCCTCTGGTAGGATACAATGTCTAACGACATGGAGGATTCGTCGGAGACCCCGGCGGATCGAGTTCTTCCAGGGCACGTTGGCCCGCACCGGTGAAATCGACGGTGTACGAATTTTCGACACGACGCTACGAGACGGTGAGCAGTCGCCACGCACGTCGTTCAGTTACGACGAGAAGCGAGACATCGCCGAAGTACTCGACGACATGGGCACCCACGTCATCGAAGCGGGGTTCCCGGTCAACTCGGACGCCGAGTTCGAGGCCGTTCGGGACATCTCGAACGCCACCGACACGACGGTGTGTGGCCTCGCCCGCGTCGTCGACAAGGACGTTGAGGCGGCGATCGATTCGGGCGTGGAGCTGGTCCACGTCTTCGTGAGCACGAGCGACGTGCAACTGCAGGACTCCATGCACGCCTCCCGCGAGGAGGCGGTCGAGCGCGCGGTCAGTTGCGTCGAGCGCGTGAAGGAGGCGGGCGTGGAGTGCATGTTCTCGCCGATGGACGCCACCCGGACCGACGACGACTTCCTCGTCGAGATGGTGGAGTCGGTCAGCGAGGCGGGAACCGACTGGATCAACATCCCCGACACGTGTGGGGTCGCGACCCCCACTCGCTTCATGGACCTGGTGCGGATGGTCCGTGAGAACACCGACGCGCGGGTCGACGTGCACGCACACGACGACTTCGGCCTGGCGACGGCCAACGCCATCGCCGGGTTCGAGGCCGGCGCCGCGCAGGCACAGGTGTCGGTCAACGGCATCGGCGAACGCGCCGGCAACGCGGCCTTCGAGGAGGTCGTGATGGCCTCCGAGGCGCTGTACGACGTCGACACCGGCATCGACACCACCCGGATCACGGAGCTGTCCCGGATGGTCGAGGAGTACAGCGACATCCCCAACCCGCCGAACAAGCCCGTCGTGGGACGGAACGCCTTCTCCCACGAGAGCGGCATCCACGCCGCGGGCGTCATCGAGAACTCGGACACGTTCGAGCCGGGCGTGATGACCCCCGAGATGGTGGGTGCCACCCGGGAGTTCGTGCTCGGGAAGCACACGGGGACCCACTCGGTGCGCAAGCGCCTCGAGGAGATCGGCTACGCCCCGACCGACTCGGAGGTCCGGGCCGTCACGCGACTGGTCAAGGACTACGGCGCGGACAAGGAGCGCGTCACGATGGCGGACCTCCGGCGGTTCGCCCGCGAGGAGAACGTCACGCGCGAGGAGGAGGTTCGCGCCTGA
- the ilvB gene encoding biosynthetic-type acetolactate synthase large subunit, with the protein MSERTTKQRETEETTDAKGGDGAPTTVTSGATSTVRALENAGIETMFGVQGGAIMPVYDALWGSDIDHVMMAHEQGAAHAADAYNVVSGRPGVCLATSGPGATNLVTGIADANMDSDAVVALTGQVPQTMVGSDAFQETDTTGITAPITKNNYFASDADTVGDTVGEAVALAGSGRPGPTLVDLPKDVTNDETDREPGMPQTPETYTPQEEADPEAVETAANAIESADRPLLLFGGGVTKAGASEEARAFATEYEVPVVTTMPGIGTMPEDHELCLSWAGMHGTGYANMAINHTDLLIAVGTRFDDRLTGGIDTFAPNAEVIHVDIDPAEISKNIHADYPLIGDAGSVLEQLHDAVSEAPDADEWREQCQTWKSEYPMDYAAPDDEPLKPQFVVEALDEATSDEAIVTSGVGQHQMWASQYWTFREPRKWISSHGLGTMGYGLPAAIGARLAADDGEEVVCIDGDGSFLMTVQELSVAVREDLDVTVAILNNEYIGMVRQWQDAFFEGRHMAAGYSWIPEFDKLAEAFGARGWRVDDYDEVADAVEEALSYDGPSVIDFHIDPAENVYPMVPSGGANDQFALSEDQL; encoded by the coding sequence ATGAGCGAACGAACGACCAAACAGCGGGAGACCGAGGAGACGACCGACGCCAAGGGTGGCGACGGCGCGCCGACGACCGTCACGTCCGGCGCGACGTCCACCGTGCGCGCCCTGGAGAACGCCGGCATCGAGACCATGTTCGGGGTGCAGGGCGGCGCGATCATGCCGGTGTACGACGCCCTCTGGGGGTCGGACATCGACCACGTGATGATGGCCCACGAGCAGGGGGCGGCCCACGCCGCCGACGCCTACAACGTGGTGTCGGGGCGGCCGGGCGTCTGTTTGGCCACCTCGGGGCCCGGCGCGACCAACCTCGTGACAGGCATCGCGGACGCGAACATGGACTCCGACGCCGTGGTGGCGTTGACCGGCCAGGTGCCACAGACCATGGTCGGCAGCGACGCCTTCCAGGAGACGGACACCACGGGCATCACCGCACCGATCACGAAGAACAACTACTTCGCGAGCGACGCCGACACCGTCGGCGACACCGTCGGCGAGGCGGTGGCCCTCGCGGGTAGCGGTCGCCCGGGGCCGACGCTCGTCGACCTCCCGAAGGACGTGACGAACGACGAGACGGACCGCGAACCGGGGATGCCACAGACGCCGGAGACGTACACGCCCCAGGAGGAGGCCGACCCCGAGGCCGTCGAGACGGCCGCGAACGCCATCGAGTCGGCCGACCGGCCGCTCCTCCTGTTCGGCGGCGGCGTCACGAAAGCCGGCGCCAGCGAGGAGGCGCGGGCCTTCGCCACCGAGTACGAGGTTCCGGTCGTGACGACGATGCCCGGCATCGGGACCATGCCCGAGGACCACGAACTCTGTCTGTCGTGGGCGGGGATGCACGGCACCGGCTACGCCAACATGGCGATCAACCACACCGACCTCCTGATCGCCGTGGGTACCCGCTTCGACGACCGACTCACGGGCGGCATCGACACCTTCGCCCCCAACGCGGAGGTGATCCACGTCGACATCGACCCCGCGGAGATCAGCAAGAACATCCACGCGGACTACCCACTGATCGGCGACGCGGGGAGCGTCCTCGAACAGCTCCACGACGCGGTGTCCGAGGCGCCCGACGCCGACGAGTGGCGCGAGCAGTGCCAGACCTGGAAGTCGGAGTACCCGATGGACTACGCGGCGCCGGACGACGAGCCGCTGAAACCGCAGTTCGTCGTCGAGGCGCTGGACGAGGCCACGAGCGACGAGGCCATCGTCACCTCGGGCGTCGGCCAGCACCAGATGTGGGCGTCCCAGTACTGGACGTTCCGCGAGCCGCGCAAGTGGATCTCCTCGCACGGCCTGGGGACGATGGGCTACGGGCTCCCCGCGGCCATCGGCGCCCGTCTGGCCGCCGACGACGGCGAGGAAGTCGTCTGCATCGACGGCGACGGCTCCTTCCTGATGACGGTCCAGGAGCTCTCGGTCGCGGTGCGTGAGGACCTCGACGTCACGGTCGCCATCCTGAACAACGAGTACATCGGGATGGTCCGCCAGTGGCAGGACGCCTTCTTCGAGGGGCGCCACATGGCCGCCGGCTACAGCTGGATCCCGGAGTTCGACAAGCTCGCGGAGGCCTTCGGCGCCCGCGGCTGGCGCGTCGACGACTACGACGAGGTGGCCGACGCCGTCGAGGAGGCGCTCTCCTACGACGGGCCCTCGGTGATCGACTTCCACATCGATCCCGCGGAGAACGTCTACCCGATGGTGCCGAGCGGCGGTGCGAACGACCAGTTCGCCCTCTCGGAGGACCAACTATGA
- a CDS encoding helix-turn-helix domain-containing protein, translating into MPYAKLTIDLPSAVWIGEVSRAFPSTTFRVLSAVPSGDAGFGLLGIESEGMPAVLDALEDRSGISSLALMQRTDDTAIVQFETSEPLLLLSIQESGAPIELPLTIRDGEAVIELTASRDRLSEFGRQLEAFGMSYTLNRVYDTSESPDLLTDGQQELLVTAVEMGYYDTPRESTLTEVAEAADLAKSTASVTLHRAEERVVKEFVTERLDVALDEAPQAVS; encoded by the coding sequence ATGCCCTACGCCAAACTCACCATCGATCTGCCGTCCGCGGTCTGGATCGGGGAAGTCTCCCGGGCGTTCCCGTCGACGACGTTCCGGGTACTCTCGGCGGTCCCGTCGGGGGACGCCGGGTTCGGCCTGCTCGGAATCGAGAGCGAGGGGATGCCCGCCGTCCTCGACGCGCTGGAGGATCGCTCGGGCATCTCCTCGCTGGCACTGATGCAACGGACCGACGACACCGCCATCGTCCAGTTCGAGACGAGTGAACCGCTGCTCCTCCTGTCGATTCAGGAGTCGGGGGCCCCGATCGAACTCCCCCTCACTATCAGGGACGGCGAGGCGGTCATCGAACTCACGGCCTCGCGGGACCGGCTCTCGGAGTTCGGCCGCCAACTCGAGGCCTTCGGGATGTCCTACACCCTCAATCGGGTCTACGATACCTCGGAGTCGCCGGACCTGCTCACCGACGGGCAACAGGAGTTGCTCGTGACGGCCGTCGAGATGGGGTACTACGACACGCCGCGGGAGAGCACGCTGACCGAAGTCGCCGAGGCGGCCGATCTGGCGAAGTCGACGGCGAGTGTCACGCTCCACCGGGCCGAGGAGCGCGTGGTCAAGGAGTTCGTCACCGAGCGGCTGGACGTAGCCCTCGACGAAGCGCCACAGGCCGTGAGCTAG
- the leuC gene encoding 3-isopropylmalate dehydratase large subunit, translating into MSEGTLYDTVWDRHKVADLPNGQDQLFIGLHLIHEVTSPQPFSELRERGIEVPYPERNVATVDHIVPTRPEGRERPLADESAEGMLTALERNTGESGIQFYGLDSEKQGITHVVAPELGLTQPGMTVVCGDSHTATHGAFGAIAFGIGTSQVRDVLASQCVAADKADVRRVEVDGRLGPGVHSKDLILKIIAELGVDGGVGYVYEYGGEAIRDLSMEERLAVCNMSIEGGARAGYINPDETTYEFLRGREFAPEGEAFEERKAYWESIKSDDDAEYDDVVNLDASDLEPMVTWGTTPGQAVGVSDPVPAPADLPEGKREAARTAQDHTGVEPGEPMAGYDIDVAFLGTCTNGRVSDFREAAAVLEGREVHDDVRALAVPGSQTVKSKLEAEGVDETFREAGFDWREAGCSMCLAMNDDSLEGDERCASSSNRNYVGRQGSKDGRTVLMSPAMVAAAAVEGEVTDVRDLTEVDA; encoded by the coding sequence ATGAGCGAAGGTACGCTGTACGACACGGTGTGGGACCGACACAAGGTCGCGGATCTGCCGAACGGGCAGGACCAGCTGTTCATCGGCCTGCACCTCATCCACGAGGTGACCAGCCCCCAGCCGTTCTCGGAGCTCCGGGAGCGGGGCATCGAGGTTCCCTACCCCGAGCGCAACGTCGCCACGGTGGATCACATCGTGCCGACCAGGCCGGAGGGTCGCGAGCGTCCGCTGGCCGACGAGTCCGCCGAGGGGATGCTCACCGCACTGGAGCGAAACACCGGCGAATCGGGCATCCAGTTCTACGGGCTGGACTCCGAGAAGCAGGGCATCACCCACGTCGTCGCACCCGAGTTGGGGCTGACCCAGCCGGGGATGACCGTCGTCTGTGGCGACTCCCACACCGCCACCCACGGCGCCTTCGGCGCCATCGCCTTCGGCATCGGCACCAGTCAGGTCCGAGACGTGCTGGCCTCGCAGTGTGTCGCCGCCGACAAGGCCGACGTGCGACGCGTCGAGGTCGACGGTCGGCTCGGTCCGGGCGTCCACTCGAAGGACCTGATCCTGAAGATCATCGCCGAACTCGGCGTCGACGGCGGCGTCGGCTACGTCTACGAGTACGGCGGCGAGGCGATCCGCGACCTCTCGATGGAGGAGCGGCTCGCGGTGTGTAACATGTCCATCGAGGGCGGCGCCCGCGCGGGCTACATCAACCCCGACGAGACCACCTACGAGTTCCTGCGGGGCCGCGAGTTCGCCCCCGAAGGCGAGGCCTTCGAGGAGCGCAAGGCGTACTGGGAGTCGATCAAGAGCGACGACGACGCCGAGTACGACGACGTGGTCAACCTCGACGCGAGCGATCTGGAGCCGATGGTCACTTGGGGAACGACCCCCGGGCAGGCCGTCGGCGTCTCGGACCCCGTCCCCGCGCCCGCGGATCTGCCGGAGGGGAAACGCGAGGCCGCCCGCACCGCCCAGGACCACACGGGCGTCGAACCCGGCGAGCCGATGGCCGGCTACGACATCGACGTGGCCTTCCTCGGCACATGCACGAACGGCCGCGTGAGCGACTTCCGCGAGGCCGCGGCCGTCCTCGAGGGCCGCGAGGTCCACGACGACGTGCGCGCGCTCGCGGTGCCCGGCTCACAGACGGTGAAATCGAAGCTCGAAGCCGAAGGGGTCGACGAGACTTTCCGCGAAGCGGGCTTCGACTGGCGCGAGGCGGGCTGTTCGATGTGTCTGGCCATGAACGACGACTCCCTGGAGGGCGACGAGCGGTGTGCGTCCTCCTCGAACCGCAACTACGTGGGTCGACAGGGGAGCAAGGACGGCCGGACCGTGCTGATGAGCCCCGCGATGGTGGCCGCCGCCGCCGTCGAGGGGGAAGTGACGGACGTGCGCGACCTGACGGAGGTGGACGCATGA
- a CDS encoding ribbon-helix-helix domain-containing protein has translation MTEYTTVSIPKELGDRVEETIEGTSFSSTSDLVRFLLRSIVIQHQRRGELTEAEFEEIADQLADLGYLD, from the coding sequence ATGACCGAGTACACGACGGTCTCGATCCCGAAGGAACTCGGGGATCGGGTCGAGGAGACCATCGAAGGCACCAGTTTCTCCAGCACGAGCGACCTGGTCCGCTTCCTGCTCCGGAGCATCGTCATCCAGCACCAGCGTCGCGGCGAGTTGACCGAAGCGGAGTTCGAGGAGATCGCCGACCAGTTGGCCGACCTCGGCTACCTCGACTGA
- the ilvC gene encoding ketol-acid reductoisomerase, with protein MSETEFTTPVYYDDDANRDAIADKTVAVLGYGSQGHAHAQNLDDSGIDVVVGLRKSSDSWAQAENDGLRVATPDDAAAEADVVSMLVPDTVQPAVFEAISDGLEEGDTLQFAHGFNIHYNQIHPPEGVDVTMIAPKTPGHLLRRNYVEDTGTPALLAVYQNTTGEAKEEALAYAQAIGCTRAGVVETSFKEEVETDLFGEQAVLCGGITSLIKKGYETLVDAGYSPEMAYFECLNEMKLIVDLMYEGGMAEMWNSVSDTAEYGGLAVGPDIVGEGVRENMDEALEQVQNGEFAREWIAENQAGRPSYTQLHRADRNHDIEEVGARLRALFSWADEEAPEEAEAPADD; from the coding sequence ATGAGCGAAACAGAGTTCACCACACCGGTATACTACGACGACGACGCGAACAGGGACGCAATCGCCGACAAGACCGTGGCCGTCCTCGGCTACGGCAGCCAGGGGCACGCCCACGCCCAGAACCTCGACGACAGCGGGATCGACGTGGTCGTCGGTCTCCGGAAATCCTCGGACTCGTGGGCGCAGGCCGAGAACGACGGCCTGCGCGTGGCGACCCCGGACGACGCCGCCGCGGAGGCGGACGTCGTCTCGATGCTCGTCCCCGACACCGTCCAGCCGGCGGTGTTCGAGGCCATCAGCGACGGTCTGGAGGAGGGCGACACCCTCCAGTTCGCCCACGGGTTCAATATCCACTACAACCAGATCCACCCGCCCGAGGGCGTCGACGTGACGATGATCGCGCCCAAGACGCCGGGCCACCTCCTCCGGCGAAACTACGTCGAGGATACGGGCACGCCCGCCCTCCTCGCCGTCTACCAGAACACGACCGGCGAGGCCAAGGAGGAGGCGCTCGCGTACGCTCAGGCCATCGGCTGTACCCGCGCCGGCGTCGTCGAGACCTCATTTAAGGAGGAGGTCGAGACGGACCTGTTCGGCGAACAGGCCGTCCTCTGTGGCGGCATCACGTCGCTCATCAAGAAGGGCTACGAGACGCTCGTCGACGCGGGCTACAGCCCCGAGATGGCCTACTTCGAGTGTCTCAACGAGATGAAGCTGATCGTCGACCTGATGTACGAGGGCGGGATGGCCGAGATGTGGAACTCGGTCTCCGACACCGCCGAGTACGGCGGCCTCGCGGTCGGGCCGGACATCGTCGGCGAGGGCGTCCGCGAGAACATGGACGAGGCGCTGGAGCAGGTCCAGAACGGCGAGTTCGCCCGCGAGTGGATCGCGGAGAACCAGGCCGGCCGCCCGAGCTACACCCAGCTCCACCGGGCCGATCGGAACCACGACATCGAGGAGGTCGGCGCCCGACTGCGCGCGCTGTTCTCCTGGGCTGACGAGGAGGCCCCGGAGGAGGCAGAGGCCCCGGCCGATGACTGA
- a CDS encoding DUF5779 family protein, whose amino-acid sequence MSEFDLDLRNAEEQLEGGEDGGSEVILGVLDGTTDPAEWITAVEGGDVLVLDVDGDLNRLAAGFAREVRDAGGTLMRFRGFLVVTPPDVGIDTDRLS is encoded by the coding sequence ATGAGCGAGTTCGACCTCGACCTCCGCAACGCGGAGGAGCAACTCGAGGGTGGGGAGGACGGCGGTTCGGAGGTGATCCTCGGCGTCCTCGACGGGACCACCGATCCGGCCGAGTGGATCACGGCCGTCGAGGGCGGCGACGTCCTCGTGTTGGACGTCGACGGGGACCTGAATCGGCTCGCCGCCGGGTTCGCCCGCGAGGTCAGGGACGCCGGCGGGACGCTGATGCGCTTCCGTGGCTTCCTCGTCGTGACGCCACCGGACGTCGGCATCGACACCGACCGACTCTCCTAG
- the ilvN gene encoding acetolactate synthase small subunit, with translation MSGGLEGPPPEERQSPDGRRNSQGIRIDPEVEAEPESRRAVLSALVKHEPGVLANVSGLFRRRQFNIESLTVGPTTDGDRARITLEIDEPEPGIEQAKKQLQKLVPVIAVTELEPDAIRRELALIKVDGSAPDQVGAVAEMYDGKTVDVSRESVTVEITGSEQKIDAAVETFGRFGIHEIVRTGTAALERGTRKTT, from the coding sequence ATGAGCGGCGGACTGGAGGGGCCGCCGCCCGAGGAGCGCCAGTCGCCGGACGGACGGCGCAACTCCCAGGGCATCCGCATCGACCCCGAGGTGGAGGCGGAGCCGGAGAGCCGGCGGGCCGTCCTCTCGGCGCTCGTGAAACACGAGCCGGGGGTCCTGGCCAACGTCTCCGGGCTCTTCCGCCGGCGGCAGTTCAACATCGAAAGCCTGACCGTCGGTCCGACCACCGATGGGGACCGGGCGCGGATCACCCTCGAGATCGACGAGCCCGAACCGGGCATCGAACAGGCCAAAAAGCAACTCCAGAAGCTCGTCCCGGTCATCGCCGTCACGGAGCTCGAACCCGACGCCATCCGGCGCGAACTCGCCTTGATCAAGGTCGACGGGAGCGCCCCCGACCAGGTGGGTGCGGTGGCGGAGATGTACGACGGCAAGACCGTCGACGTCTCCCGGGAGTCGGTGACGGTCGAGATCACGGGCAGCGAGCAGAAGATCGACGCCGCCGTCGAGACGTTCGGGCGGTTCGGCATCCACGAGATCGTCCGAACCGGCACCGCGGCGCTCGAACGCGGCACGCGAAAGACGACATAA
- a CDS encoding cupin domain-containing protein, translating to MPLIDFEAGREYDDDRFTAKTTFESDRAKVLRVYFEPGQFIPVHAPGSDLVVSVRAGTGVVREDETSHRVEPGDAVVVPADTPRGIKADGDRHLEALVVTAPPPTDAEHEPVRQGLRRGEFDPD from the coding sequence ATGCCACTGATCGACTTCGAGGCCGGACGCGAGTACGACGACGACCGGTTCACCGCGAAGACCACCTTCGAGAGCGACCGGGCGAAGGTGCTCCGCGTCTACTTCGAACCGGGACAGTTCATCCCGGTCCACGCACCGGGGAGCGACCTCGTCGTCTCGGTCAGGGCGGGCACGGGCGTCGTCCGCGAGGACGAGACGTCCCACCGGGTCGAACCCGGTGACGCCGTCGTCGTTCCGGCGGACACGCCCCGGGGGATCAAGGCCGACGGCGACCGGCACCTGGAGGCGCTCGTCGTGACCGCGCCGCCGCCGACGGACGCCGAACACGAACCGGTCCGGCAGGGGCTCCGGCGCGGCGAGTTCGATCCCGACTGA